One part of the Georgfuchsia toluolica genome encodes these proteins:
- a CDS encoding endonuclease domain-containing protein produces MKGQAHRSIDDREFRRDLRKNATDAERRLWQRLRGGQLAGVKFRRQHPFDGYVLDFVSLEKRLIVELDGGQHLDSARDRVRDCRLMSAGFRVLRFWNNDVLEQTDAVVEAIWRKLGESDPSPPLPSP; encoded by the coding sequence ATGAAAGGCCAGGCTCACCGTTCCATTGACGACAGAGAGTTTCGGCGCGACCTGAGAAAGAATGCAACCGACGCCGAAAGACGTCTGTGGCAACGCTTGCGGGGCGGCCAACTCGCTGGCGTCAAGTTCCGCCGGCAACATCCATTCGATGGCTATGTGCTCGATTTTGTGAGTCTTGAAAAGCGCCTGATCGTTGAGCTCGATGGTGGCCAGCACCTGGATAGTGCGCGGGATCGCGTTCGGGATTGTCGGCTGATGTCAGCGGGATTTCGTGTATTGCGCTTCTGGAACAACGATGTTCTGGAGCAAACCGATGCCGTCGTTGAAGCCATTTGGCGGAAATTGGGCGAATCGGACCCATCCCCACCCCTGCCCTCCCCTTGA
- the ribBA gene encoding bifunctional 3,4-dihydroxy-2-butanone-4-phosphate synthase/GTP cyclohydrolase II, translating into MSVSSTTDIIADIRAGRMVILVDDEDRENEGDLVLAAEHVTPEAINFMAKYGRGLICLTLTQERCRQLNLPPMVSDNQSQHRTAFTVSIEAAEGVTTGISAHDRSRTVRAAVARDAKPSDLVQPGHIFPLEAQKGGVLVRAGHTEAGCDLAQLARLTPAAVICEILKDDGTMARLPDLLEFAREHQLKVGTIRDLIHYRANYDKLVECVAEKEVSTAHGQFHLRAYVDKTNGQVHVALSQGAISAETETPVRVHEQMSILDFVDYPGRHPSFSIDRALKTIARRGLGVLVLLHSPQMGQDMLAALDAPDGKRPALAWDPRNHGIGAQILRDLGVSKMLLMSSQRRMPSMSGFGLEVCGYISPDEAKD; encoded by the coding sequence ATGAGCGTCAGTTCCACTACCGATATCATTGCCGACATCCGCGCCGGGCGCATGGTCATCCTTGTCGATGACGAAGATCGCGAAAACGAAGGCGATCTGGTGCTGGCGGCCGAGCATGTCACGCCGGAAGCGATCAACTTCATGGCCAAATACGGCCGCGGTCTGATCTGTCTGACGCTGACGCAGGAACGCTGCCGCCAGTTGAACCTGCCGCCGATGGTGAGCGATAACCAGTCGCAGCATCGCACCGCCTTCACAGTCTCCATCGAGGCGGCGGAAGGCGTAACCACCGGCATCTCGGCCCACGACCGCTCGCGCACCGTCCGGGCTGCCGTGGCGCGCGACGCCAAGCCCAGCGATCTGGTGCAGCCAGGCCACATTTTCCCGCTCGAAGCGCAGAAAGGTGGCGTGCTGGTGCGCGCCGGTCACACTGAAGCCGGCTGCGATCTGGCCCAACTGGCACGCCTCACGCCGGCCGCCGTGATTTGCGAAATCCTCAAGGATGACGGCACCATGGCGCGCCTGCCCGACCTGCTCGAATTCGCGCGCGAGCACCAGCTCAAGGTCGGCACCATCCGCGACCTGATTCACTATCGCGCCAATTATGACAAGCTGGTCGAATGCGTCGCGGAAAAGGAAGTCAGCACCGCGCACGGCCAGTTTCATTTGCGCGCCTATGTGGACAAGACCAACGGCCAGGTGCATGTGGCGCTGTCGCAAGGTGCCATCAGCGCCGAGACTGAGACGCCGGTGCGCGTCCATGAGCAGATGTCGATTCTCGATTTTGTCGATTATCCGGGACGGCATCCCAGTTTCAGCATTGATCGCGCGCTCAAAACCATTGCCCGGCGCGGCCTCGGTGTACTGGTGCTGCTGCACAGCCCGCAAATGGGGCAGGATATGCTTGCCGCACTCGACGCTCCCGATGGCAAACGTCCAGCGCTCGCCTGGGATCCGCGTAATCACGGCATCGGCGCACAGATCCTGCGCGACCTTGGCGTCAGCAAGATGCTGCTCATGTCGTCGCAGCGCAGAATGCCGAGCATGAGCGGTTTCGGCCTGGAAGTCTGCGGCTACATTTCGCCCGACGAAGCAAAGGATTGA
- the ribH gene encoding 6,7-dimethyl-8-ribityllumazine synthase: MARDRQIPEIEPSLAATGMRIGLVMSRFNEDIGEGLLSGCCAELLRLGVATDNIRLVTVPGALEIPLALQTMAQSGKYDALVALGCVIRGETYHFEIVSNESARGITDVQLATGVPIANAVLTTENDDQALARMAEKGAEAAQAAVEMANLQREIRR, encoded by the coding sequence ATGGCACGCGACAGGCAAATTCCCGAAATCGAACCCAGTCTCGCCGCCACGGGCATGCGCATCGGCCTCGTCATGAGCCGTTTCAACGAAGACATCGGCGAGGGCCTGCTCTCGGGCTGTTGCGCCGAACTGCTGCGCCTTGGCGTCGCCACCGACAACATCCGGCTGGTCACTGTGCCCGGTGCGCTGGAGATTCCACTCGCCCTGCAAACCATGGCGCAGAGCGGCAAGTACGACGCACTGGTGGCGCTGGGCTGCGTGATCCGCGGTGAAACCTATCACTTCGAGATCGTCTCCAACGAGTCCGCACGCGGCATTACCGATGTGCAACTGGCGACCGGCGTGCCGATAGCCAATGCCGTGCTAACCACTGAGAACGACGACCAGGCCCTGGCGCGCATGGCGGAAAAAGGCGCCGAGGCGGCGCAAGCCGCAGTCGAAATGGCGAATCTCCAGAGGGAGATTCGCCGGTGA
- the nusB gene encoding transcription antitermination factor NusB yields MAAVKSPRHRAREFVVQGLYQWQVGGQDVAAIRVQAESVAGFDKADLELYQTLLDDVMTNANTLRDLLQPHISRPWGEISPIERCILLLAACELKERIETPYRVVINEAIELAKTFGGTDGHKFVNGVLDKLAPALRSAEAAPR; encoded by the coding sequence ATGGCGGCCGTGAAATCGCCACGCCATCGGGCGCGCGAATTTGTCGTGCAAGGGCTTTATCAATGGCAGGTCGGCGGGCAGGACGTGGCGGCGATCCGGGTACAAGCTGAAAGCGTGGCCGGTTTCGACAAAGCCGACCTTGAGCTCTACCAGACCCTGCTCGACGATGTCATGACTAACGCAAATACCTTGCGCGATCTGTTGCAGCCGCATATATCGCGGCCGTGGGGCGAAATATCGCCGATCGAGCGCTGCATCCTGCTATTGGCCGCCTGCGAACTGAAAGAGCGGATCGAGACGCCGTATCGCGTGGTTATCAACGAAGCCATCGAACTAGCCAAGACCTTCGGCGGCACCGACGGACACAAGTTCGTGAACGGGGTGCTCGACAAACTGGCGCCGGCGTTGCGGTCCGCGGAAGCAGCGCCGCGCTAG
- the thiL gene encoding thiamine-phosphate kinase — MPAETPSEFDLIERYFKRTAPSALLGVGDDAAIIEPATGMQLLMSTDMLVAGTHFLPDAEPEALGWKTLAVNVSDLAAMGATPRWTLLALALPKVANEADEAWIAAFARGFFACADAFGIELIGGDTTRGPLNFCVTILGEAPAGQALLRSGARVGDDVWVSGQPGRAALGLAHLQGRCVLDDAARNECLAALHRPQPRIALGLALRNVASAAIDVSDGLLADLGHILDASHVSAEIQLDRLPTLLADGRVPEDLVRDCILAGGDDYELAFTAAAGFRPRIESLASSLQLALTRIGSIAQKGTDKLRLIDSHGQKVAVGRLGYDHFLGHK; from the coding sequence ATGCCCGCCGAGACACCTTCCGAGTTTGATTTGATAGAGCGCTACTTCAAGCGCACTGCGCCCAGTGCGCTGCTCGGCGTCGGCGACGACGCCGCCATCATCGAACCCGCAACCGGCATGCAGTTGCTGATGTCCACAGACATGCTGGTGGCCGGCACGCATTTCCTGCCCGATGCCGAGCCCGAAGCGTTGGGCTGGAAAACCCTGGCCGTGAATGTCTCCGACCTCGCCGCGATGGGCGCCACGCCGCGCTGGACGCTGCTGGCGCTGGCGCTGCCCAAGGTTGCCAATGAGGCCGACGAGGCATGGATCGCTGCCTTTGCGCGTGGCTTTTTCGCCTGCGCCGACGCCTTCGGCATCGAACTGATCGGCGGCGATACTACGCGCGGGCCGCTGAATTTCTGCGTCACCATCCTCGGCGAAGCGCCTGCCGGACAGGCGCTGTTGCGTTCCGGCGCCCGCGTAGGCGACGATGTCTGGGTCTCCGGCCAACCCGGCCGCGCGGCGCTCGGGCTGGCGCATTTGCAGGGGCGCTGCGTTCTCGACGATGCGGCCAGGAACGAATGTCTCGCCGCTCTGCATCGCCCCCAACCGCGGATAGCGCTTGGCCTCGCCTTGCGCAATGTCGCTTCGGCCGCAATCGACGTTTCGGATGGATTGCTGGCCGATCTCGGCCATATCCTCGACGCCTCGCATGTCTCGGCGGAAATTCAGTTGGATCGTCTGCCGACATTGCTCGCCGACGGTCGGGTACCCGAGGATCTGGTGCGCGATTGCATACTGGCCGGGGGCGATGACTATGAATTGGCATTTACTGCTGCGGCCGGGTTTCGGCCCCGCATCGAATCGCTTGCCAGCTCTCTCCAGTTAGCGCTTACTCGCATAGGATCGATTGCACAGAAGGGCACAGATAAACTTCGCCTGATCGACAGCCACGGACAAAAGGTGGCGGTCGGCCGCCTTGGCTATGACCATTTTCTTGGGCACAAATGA
- a CDS encoding phosphatidylglycerophosphatase A family protein: MKKSIPPPLKFLFAHPAHFIACGCGSGLSPFASGTAGTLFAWITFPLFVLLLPSAAIIFEALAVLFILGIIVCNITGRHLGVVDHGAIVWDEIVPFWTVLMFVPAGFSLSALEWQLLAFLTFRFFDIIKPFPANWFDKQVKNGLGVMMDDVVAAGYTVLVLLLAQQLWGRI, from the coding sequence ATGAAAAAATCCATCCCGCCGCCGCTGAAATTCCTGTTTGCCCACCCCGCGCATTTCATCGCCTGCGGCTGCGGCAGCGGCCTGTCGCCGTTTGCCTCGGGCACTGCCGGCACTCTGTTCGCCTGGATCACCTTTCCGCTGTTCGTTTTGTTGTTGCCCAGCGCCGCGATCATTTTCGAGGCCCTCGCTGTGTTGTTCATCCTCGGCATCATCGTCTGCAATATCACCGGGCGTCACCTCGGCGTCGTCGATCACGGCGCCATTGTCTGGGACGAGATCGTGCCGTTCTGGACCGTGCTGATGTTTGTGCCCGCGGGGTTTTCATTGTCTGCCCTTGAATGGCAATTGCTGGCTTTTCTGACTTTTCGCTTTTTCGACATCATCAAGCCGTTTCCGGCCAACTGGTTCGACAAACAGGTCAAGAATGGCTTGGGCGTGATGATGGACGATGTTGTCGCCGCAGGTTATACGGTGCTGGTGCTGTTGCTGGCCCAACAACTGTGGGGTCGTATTTGA
- a CDS encoding CinA family protein, whose amino-acid sequence MQLDALSRQVGKTLQKANLTLATAESCTGGWVAEVVTRTAGSSGWFECGFVTYSNAAKTRLLNVAAATLTAHGAVSEATAAAMVLGVLAHSTAGVALSVTGIAGPDGGSVDKPVGTVCFGWCRRNGTPQTATRHFAGDRTSVRRLAVLFALEGLLRQLEQV is encoded by the coding sequence ATGCAACTTGATGCGTTGTCACGGCAAGTCGGTAAAACGCTGCAAAAGGCAAACCTTACGCTGGCGACAGCCGAGTCCTGCACCGGCGGCTGGGTCGCGGAAGTAGTGACGCGAACGGCCGGCAGTTCGGGCTGGTTCGAGTGCGGCTTCGTCACTTATTCGAATGCGGCGAAAACACGCTTGCTCAATGTCGCCGCGGCAACGCTGACAGCGCATGGCGCAGTGAGCGAAGCCACTGCCGCCGCAATGGTACTGGGCGTCTTGGCGCACAGCACCGCCGGCGTCGCGCTCAGCGTGACCGGCATTGCCGGGCCTGACGGCGGCAGCGTGGATAAGCCGGTCGGCACAGTCTGTTTCGGCTGGTGCCGCAGGAATGGAACACCGCAAACGGCTACCCGCCACTTTGCCGGCGATCGCACGAGTGTCCGTCGCCTGGCAGTGCTGTTTGCGCTCGAAGGCCTGCTGCGCCAGCTTGAACAGGTGTAA
- the recA gene encoding recombinase RecA — MDDNKSKALQAALAQIEKQFGKGSIMKMGQAQIDNDLQVVSTGSLGLDIALGVGGLPRGRVVEIYGPESSGKTTLCLQVVAEIQKAGGTAAYIDAENALDPVYAGKLGVNVGDLLISQPDTGEEGLEITDMLVRSGGVDLIVVDSVAALTPKAEIEGEMGGQLPGLQARLMSQALRKLTSNIKRTNTLVIFINQIRMKIGVMFGNPETTTGGNALKFYATIRLDIRRTGSIKKGDEIIGNETRVKVVKNKVAPPFREAHFDILYGEGISRTGEVVELGVEHKFVEKSGAWYAYNGEKIGQGKDNAREYLNDHPEIAAEIENRIRAAVGVTALAAAPVTE; from the coding sequence ATGGACGACAACAAGAGCAAGGCGCTGCAGGCGGCGCTGGCCCAGATCGAAAAGCAGTTCGGCAAGGGTTCGATCATGAAAATGGGCCAGGCACAGATCGATAACGACCTGCAAGTAGTGTCTACCGGCTCGCTCGGTCTTGATATTGCGCTCGGCGTCGGCGGTTTGCCGCGCGGTCGCGTGGTCGAAATCTATGGCCCGGAATCGTCGGGCAAAACCACGCTTTGCCTGCAAGTCGTGGCCGAGATACAAAAGGCGGGCGGCACCGCCGCTTATATCGACGCCGAAAACGCGCTCGATCCGGTGTACGCCGGCAAGCTTGGCGTCAACGTCGGCGATCTGCTGATATCGCAACCCGATACCGGCGAAGAGGGCTTGGAAATTACCGACATGCTGGTGCGCTCCGGCGGGGTTGACCTGATTGTGGTGGACTCGGTCGCGGCGCTTACTCCGAAGGCGGAAATTGAAGGCGAAATGGGTGGCCAGTTGCCCGGCTTGCAAGCGCGCCTGATGAGCCAGGCACTGCGCAAGCTGACCTCCAATATCAAGCGCACCAACACGCTGGTGATTTTCATTAACCAGATCCGCATGAAAATCGGCGTCATGTTCGGCAACCCGGAAACCACCACTGGCGGCAATGCGTTGAAGTTCTACGCTACGATCCGCCTCGATATCCGCCGTACCGGTTCGATCAAGAAGGGTGACGAAATCATCGGCAACGAAACCCGTGTCAAGGTGGTCAAGAACAAGGTGGCACCGCCGTTCCGCGAAGCGCACTTTGATATTCTCTATGGCGAGGGAATATCGCGCACGGGCGAGGTCGTCGAGCTTGGCGTCGAACACAAGTTCGTCGAGAAATCCGGCGCCTGGTATGCCTACAACGGCGAAAAAATCGGGCAGGGCAAGGACAACGCGCGCGAGTATCTCAACGATCATCCGGAAATCGCCGCCGAGATCGAGAACAGGATTCGCGCCGCTGTCGGCGTCACCGCCCTGGCAGCCGCGCCCGTTACTGAATGA
- a CDS encoding regulatory protein RecX, translating into MKELRQQAIRLLARREHTHAELRKKLEGEGTTAEIDAVLADLAGCGLLSDERATASYLRGHGARFGAARLKQTLRAKGVDADTIAAGLENAELPGELERARAIWQRKFRTAPRDPHEWARQVRFLQSRGFSVDVIRRLLKGQDPE; encoded by the coding sequence ATGAAGGAACTGCGCCAGCAGGCGATCCGCCTGCTCGCCCGACGCGAACACACCCATGCAGAGTTGCGCAAAAAACTTGAAGGCGAAGGCACGACCGCCGAAATCGACGCCGTGCTCGCCGATCTCGCCGGTTGCGGCTTGCTCTCGGATGAGCGTGCAACGGCCAGCTATCTGCGTGGCCACGGCGCACGCTTTGGTGCTGCCCGGCTCAAACAGACGCTGCGCGCCAAAGGTGTTGACGCCGACACCATCGCCGCAGGTTTGGAAAACGCGGAACTTCCGGGCGAACTCGAACGCGCCCGCGCCATCTGGCAGCGCAAGTTCCGCACTGCGCCGCGGGATCCGCACGAATGGGCGCGCCAGGTGCGGTTTCTGCAATCGCGCGGATTTTCCGTCGATGTCATACGCCGCTTGTTGAAGGGGCAGGATCCAGAGTGA
- the lptB gene encoding LPS export ABC transporter ATP-binding protein, with product MEEASTTAEKPAARLSAHNLHKKYKSHPVVKDVSFDVNGGEVVGLLGPNGAGKTTCFYMIVGLVASDGGAIHIDDAVLTHMPIHQRARLGLSYLPQENSVFRRLTVSDNIRAILELQNLDEQEVEGRLDGLLQELHISHIKDNRAASLSGGERRRVEIARALATEPRFILLDEPFAGVDPIAVLDIQKIIGFLRNRGIGVLITDHNVRETLGICDRATIINAGEVLASGHPEEIVHNENVRKVYLGEHFRM from the coding sequence ATGGAAGAAGCAAGCACGACGGCAGAAAAACCGGCAGCACGCTTGAGTGCCCACAATCTGCACAAAAAATATAAATCGCATCCGGTGGTCAAGGACGTGTCCTTCGATGTCAACGGCGGCGAAGTGGTCGGTCTGCTCGGCCCCAACGGCGCCGGCAAGACCACCTGCTTCTACATGATCGTCGGCCTGGTGGCGTCGGATGGCGGCGCCATTCATATAGATGATGCGGTATTGACGCATATGCCGATCCACCAGCGTGCCCGGCTTGGCCTGTCCTACCTGCCGCAGGAAAACTCGGTGTTCCGCCGCCTCACGGTGAGCGACAACATCCGCGCCATCCTGGAGTTGCAGAACCTCGACGAGCAGGAAGTCGAAGGTCGGCTCGATGGATTGCTGCAGGAATTGCACATCAGCCACATCAAGGACAACCGGGCAGCCTCACTGTCGGGCGGCGAGCGGCGCCGTGTTGAAATCGCCCGCGCCCTGGCCACCGAACCACGCTTCATCCTGCTCGATGAACCCTTTGCCGGCGTGGACCCGATTGCCGTGCTCGATATCCAGAAAATCATCGGCTTCCTGCGCAACCGAGGCATCGGCGTACTGATCACGGACCATAACGTGCGCGAAACGCTGGGGATTTGCGATCGCGCCACGATCATCAATGCCGGTGAAGTGCTTGCTTCTGGTCATCCCGAAGAAATCGTCCATAATGAAAACGTAAGAAAGGTGTATCTGGGCGAGCATTTCCGCATGTAG
- a CDS encoding RNA polymerase factor sigma-54: MKQTLQLRLSQHLALTPQLQQSIRLLQLSTLDLNQEIEQFLIANPLLERDEPNTDGAAFVPAQEAMPSLQSSEQPPAESSNNGADDGEDTPWSNESFSGGSPRDANDEDNDFAETQTAVSSLRDHLLAQLGMTQLSDRDRGFVHFIVEALDEDGYLAQPLEDLVAVLPEGFCESEEEALEELRIALRHVQSLDPSGVGARSPRECLELQLHNLDTDDETRPLRELSLAIVSHHLDQLAARDFTRIRKALGCGDEDLRAAHALILSLNPRPGAQYSASEARYVTPDVMVKKLRGKWTASLNREAMPRLRINRMYANILQRNRGSGLAGQLQEAKWLIKNVQQRFDTILRVAQAIVDRQRAFFDHGEVAMRPLTLREIADALSLHESTISRVTTQKYLSSPRGTFELKYFFGSHVATDSGGAASSTAIRALIKQLVSAEDGHKPLSDARIAEILGEQGIVVARRTVAKYRESLSIPPVNLRKSL; this comes from the coding sequence ATGAAACAGACGCTACAACTCAGACTTTCCCAACACCTGGCCCTGACGCCGCAGCTGCAGCAGTCGATTCGGTTGCTGCAGTTGTCTACTTTGGATCTCAATCAGGAAATCGAACAATTCCTGATAGCCAACCCGTTGCTTGAGCGTGACGAGCCCAATACCGACGGCGCCGCCTTCGTGCCGGCACAAGAGGCAATGCCCTCGCTGCAATCGAGCGAACAGCCTCCCGCCGAAAGTTCCAACAATGGCGCCGATGACGGCGAGGACACGCCTTGGAGCAATGAAAGCTTTTCCGGCGGCTCGCCGCGCGATGCCAACGACGAGGACAACGATTTCGCCGAGACGCAGACGGCAGTGTCCAGCCTGCGCGATCATCTTCTGGCGCAGTTGGGCATGACGCAACTGTCTGATCGTGACCGCGGTTTCGTGCACTTCATCGTCGAGGCACTCGATGAGGATGGCTATCTGGCGCAGCCGCTGGAAGATCTGGTGGCGGTATTGCCGGAGGGCTTTTGCGAGTCCGAGGAGGAAGCCCTCGAGGAATTGCGGATTGCCCTGCGTCATGTCCAGAGTCTTGATCCTTCTGGCGTCGGTGCGCGCAGCCCGCGCGAATGCCTGGAATTGCAATTGCATAACCTCGATACTGACGATGAAACCAGGCCGCTGCGCGAACTGTCGCTGGCCATTGTCAGTCATCATCTCGACCAACTGGCGGCGCGCGATTTCACCCGCATCCGCAAGGCGCTCGGCTGCGGCGATGAAGACCTGCGCGCGGCGCATGCGCTGATTCTTTCGCTCAATCCGCGGCCCGGCGCGCAATATTCGGCCTCCGAGGCGCGCTATGTGACTCCCGATGTCATGGTCAAGAAGCTGCGCGGCAAATGGACCGCCAGCCTCAATCGCGAGGCCATGCCGCGCCTGCGCATCAATCGCATGTATGCCAACATCCTGCAGCGCAATCGTGGCAGCGGGCTGGCGGGGCAATTGCAGGAAGCGAAGTGGCTGATCAAGAACGTGCAGCAGCGCTTCGACACCATCCTGCGCGTGGCGCAGGCCATCGTCGACCGCCAGCGCGCATTTTTCGATCACGGCGAAGTGGCAATGCGCCCGCTCACATTGCGTGAAATCGCCGATGCCCTCAGCTTGCACGAATCGACCATCTCGCGCGTGACGACGCAGAAATACCTGTCCAGCCCGCGCGGAACGTTTGAACTCAAATATTTTTTCGGCAGTCACGTTGCCACCGACAGTGGCGGCGCGGCTTCCAGCACCGCGATCCGGGCGCTGATCAAGCAGTTGGTGAGCGCCGAGGACGGCCACAAGCCGCTCTCGGATGCCCGCATCGCGGAAATCCTCGGCGAGCAGGGAATCGTGGTGGCGCGGCGCACCGTCGCCAAGTACCGCGAGTCCCTGAGTATCCCGCCGGTTAACCTGCGCAAGTCGCTTTAA
- the hpf gene encoding ribosome hibernation-promoting factor, HPF/YfiA family codes for MNINITGHHIEVTPAIRDYATSKLDRVIRHFDHVISVHVILSVEKLLQKAEVTLHVKGKDIHAYDTGADLYASIDAVADKLVRQVVKHKEKVTDHPHDKLAPEAGE; via the coding sequence ATGAACATCAATATCACCGGACATCACATCGAAGTCACGCCTGCCATCCGCGACTATGCCACCTCGAAGCTGGATCGCGTCATCCGCCACTTCGATCACGTCATCAGCGTCCACGTCATTCTCTCGGTAGAAAAACTCTTGCAGAAGGCCGAGGTGACGCTGCATGTGAAAGGCAAGGACATCCACGCCTACGACACCGGCGCCGATTTGTATGCGTCGATCGACGCGGTTGCCGACAAACTGGTCCGCCAGGTGGTCAAGCACAAGGAAAAGGTGACCGACCATCCGCACGACAAGCTCGCACCAGAAGCCGGGGAATAA
- the ptsN gene encoding PTS IIA-like nitrogen regulatory protein PtsN → MNQIAKILPVSNIVIDLDVSSKKRAFEQAGLLFENQNGIARATVFEALFAREKLASTGLGQGIAIPHGRIKGLKEAVGALFRLKAAVPFDAPDGLPVNLLFVLLVPEAATEKHLHLLSELAQMLSSKTFRDQLAAAHDAAAIKELIDQCVAN, encoded by the coding sequence ATGAACCAGATCGCGAAAATCCTGCCTGTCTCAAACATCGTTATCGATCTTGACGTCAGCAGCAAGAAACGCGCGTTTGAGCAGGCCGGATTGCTGTTTGAAAATCAGAACGGCATCGCCCGGGCGACGGTGTTTGAGGCGCTGTTCGCGCGGGAAAAACTTGCTTCAACCGGCCTCGGTCAGGGCATCGCGATTCCGCATGGCCGCATCAAGGGCCTCAAGGAAGCAGTGGGCGCCCTGTTTCGCCTCAAGGCTGCAGTGCCTTTCGATGCTCCCGACGGACTGCCGGTCAACCTGTTGTTCGTCCTGCTGGTGCCGGAAGCCGCCACCGAAAAACACCTGCATTTGCTGTCTGAACTGGCGCAGATGCTCTCCAGCAAGACATTCCGTGATCAACTGGCCGCCGCTCATGACGCAGCGGCCATCAAGGAGCTGATCGACCAATGCGTCGCCAACTGA
- the hprK gene encoding HPr(Ser) kinase/phosphatase has translation MRRQLTIAELFDERRDKLALTHICGDLNRSITLGHESSSPADIVGHLNLIHPDRLQVIGAPEWAWAEKHPTERLRRPIEGIIAANSPGIIVADGSPLPESLIATCKAGNMPLFSTPVQSAVVIDSLRSYLSRKFAETVTLHGVFMDVLGIGVLVTGDSGVGKSELGLELISRGHGLVADDVVEVSCISPDALEGRCPELLRNFIEVRGLGLLNVRTVFGETACRRKMRLRLITHLQRPLAGVPQSARLPLDAQEEMILGVPIRKVTIPVAAGRNLAVLVETAVRSTILKLRGIDCMQEFLDRQQEALNADPGELSGT, from the coding sequence ATGCGTCGCCAACTGACCATCGCCGAGCTGTTCGATGAACGCCGCGACAAGCTGGCACTGACCCATATCTGCGGCGATCTCAATCGCTCCATCACCCTCGGCCATGAAAGCAGTTCGCCGGCCGATATCGTCGGGCACCTCAACCTGATCCACCCCGACCGCTTGCAGGTGATTGGCGCTCCCGAGTGGGCATGGGCAGAGAAACACCCGACCGAGCGGCTGCGTCGCCCGATCGAGGGGATCATTGCCGCCAATTCACCCGGCATTATCGTCGCCGATGGCAGTCCCCTGCCCGAATCGCTGATCGCAACGTGCAAGGCCGGCAACATGCCATTGTTCTCAACGCCGGTGCAGTCCGCCGTTGTCATTGACTCCTTGCGCAGCTATCTTTCGCGCAAGTTTGCCGAGACCGTCACGCTGCATGGCGTGTTCATGGACGTGCTCGGTATCGGCGTGCTGGTCACCGGAGACTCCGGCGTCGGCAAGAGCGAGCTCGGCCTGGAACTGATTTCGCGCGGCCATGGCCTGGTCGCCGATGATGTCGTGGAAGTGTCGTGCATCAGCCCCGATGCGCTGGAGGGGCGCTGCCCCGAACTGTTGCGCAACTTCATCGAAGTGCGCGGGCTGGGTCTGCTCAACGTGCGCACCGTATTCGGCGAGACGGCCTGCCGGCGCAAAATGCGCCTGCGTCTGATCACCCATTTGCAACGTCCTCTGGCCGGAGTTCCCCAGTCGGCGCGGCTGCCGCTCGACGCGCAGGAAGAAATGATTCTTGGTGTGCCAATTCGCAAAGTGACGATTCCCGTCGCCGCCGGACGCAACCTGGCAGTATTGGTGGAGACGGCGGTGCGTTCGACCATCCTCAAATTGCGCGGCATCGACTGTATGCAGGAATTTCTTGACCGCCAGCAGGAGGCGCTGAATGCAGATCCCGGCGAACTATCCGGAACGTGA
- a CDS encoding PsiF family protein yields the protein MSKLIGTLAAAAFVFGLQGQALAATTQQNKMKTCNAEAKEKALKGDERKAFMKDCLSAKKEGAAAKTEEPAAKAEDAKITQQDKMKSCNAEAKTKALKGDERKAFMKECLSADKK from the coding sequence ATGAGCAAACTGATCGGCACGCTGGCAGCGGCGGCATTTGTGTTTGGCCTGCAGGGGCAGGCATTGGCCGCAACCACCCAGCAGAACAAGATGAAAACCTGTAATGCCGAGGCCAAGGAGAAGGCGCTCAAGGGCGATGAGCGCAAGGCCTTCATGAAGGACTGTCTCTCGGCCAAGAAGGAAGGAGCCGCCGCAAAGACAGAAGAACCGGCTGCAAAGGCTGAAGATGCCAAAATAACGCAACAGGACAAGATGAAGAGTTGCAACGCCGAAGCCAAGACCAAGGCGCTCAAGGGCGACGAGCGCAAGGCCTTCATGAAAGAATGTCTCTCCGCCGACAAGAAGTAG